In the genome of Cronobacter malonaticus LMG 23826, one region contains:
- the glmS gene encoding glutamine--fructose-6-phosphate transaminase (isomerizing) — protein sequence MCGIVGAVAQRDIAEILLEGLRRLEYRGYDSAGLAVVDSAGHMTRLRRLGKVQMLVQAAEEHPLHGGTGIAHTRWATHGEPSEGNAHPHVSGHIVVVHNGIIENHEPLRELLKTRGYEFVTETDTEVIAHLVHWELEQGGTLREAVLRAIPQLRGAYGTVIMDNRDPSVLLAARSGSPLVIGLGVGENFIASDQLALLPVTRRFIFLEEGDIAEVTRRSVAIFNTQGESVSRPEIESNVQYDAGDKGIYRHYMQKEIYEQPNAIKNTLAGRISHGEVDLSELGPNADELLSKVEHIQIVACGTSYNSGMVSRYWFEALAGVPCDVEIASEFRYRKSAVRRNSLMITLSQSGETADTLAALRLSKELGYLGSLAICNVPGSSLVRESSLALMTKAGTEIGVASTKAFTTQLTVLLMLVAKLGRLKGVDAAVEHDIVHGLQALPSRIEQMLSQDKRIEALAEDFSDKHHALFLGRGDQYPIALEGALKLKEISYIHAEAYAAGELKHGPLALIDADMPVIVVAPNNELLEKLKSNIEEVRARGGVLYVFADQDAGFSSSDNMNIIPMPHVEEVIAPIFYTVPLQLLAYHVALIKGTDVDQPRNLAKSVTVE from the coding sequence ATGTGTGGAATTGTTGGCGCTGTAGCGCAACGTGATATTGCTGAAATCCTTCTCGAAGGCTTACGTCGTCTGGAGTACCGCGGCTATGACTCCGCCGGTCTCGCGGTCGTGGACAGCGCGGGGCATATGACTCGTCTGCGTCGTCTGGGCAAAGTACAGATGCTGGTTCAGGCGGCGGAAGAACATCCGCTGCACGGCGGCACCGGTATCGCGCACACCCGCTGGGCGACCCACGGCGAACCGTCAGAAGGCAACGCGCACCCGCATGTCTCCGGGCATATTGTGGTGGTGCATAACGGCATTATCGAAAACCACGAACCGCTGCGCGAACTGCTGAAAACGCGCGGCTATGAATTCGTCACCGAAACCGACACCGAAGTGATCGCGCATCTGGTGCACTGGGAGCTGGAGCAAGGCGGCACGCTGCGTGAGGCGGTGCTGCGCGCCATTCCTCAGCTGCGCGGCGCTTACGGCACCGTCATCATGGATAACCGCGATCCGAGCGTTCTGCTGGCGGCCCGTTCCGGCAGCCCGCTGGTGATTGGTCTCGGCGTGGGCGAAAACTTTATCGCCTCCGATCAGCTGGCGCTGCTGCCAGTGACCCGCCGCTTTATCTTCCTCGAAGAGGGCGATATCGCTGAAGTGACCCGCCGCTCCGTTGCGATTTTCAACACCCAGGGCGAAAGCGTCTCCCGCCCGGAAATCGAATCTAACGTGCAGTATGACGCCGGCGATAAAGGCATCTACCGCCACTACATGCAAAAAGAGATCTACGAGCAGCCGAACGCAATTAAAAACACGCTGGCCGGGCGCATCAGCCACGGCGAGGTGGATTTAAGCGAACTTGGCCCGAACGCCGACGAACTGCTCTCAAAAGTTGAGCATATTCAGATTGTCGCGTGTGGCACCTCGTACAACTCCGGTATGGTTTCCCGATACTGGTTTGAAGCGCTGGCAGGCGTGCCGTGCGATGTCGAAATCGCCTCGGAATTCCGCTATCGCAAATCCGCCGTGCGCCGCAACAGCCTGATGATCACGCTGTCGCAGTCCGGCGAAACCGCAGACACCCTCGCGGCGCTGCGTCTGTCCAAAGAGCTGGGCTATCTCGGTTCGCTGGCCATCTGTAACGTACCTGGCTCATCGCTGGTGCGTGAGTCATCGCTGGCGCTGATGACCAAAGCCGGCACGGAAATCGGCGTGGCGTCCACCAAAGCGTTCACCACCCAGTTAACCGTTCTGCTGATGCTGGTGGCGAAACTGGGCCGTCTGAAAGGCGTGGATGCCGCCGTTGAACACGATATCGTTCACGGCCTGCAGGCGCTGCCGAGCCGTATCGAGCAGATGCTCTCTCAGGACAAACGCATCGAGGCGCTGGCGGAAGACTTCTCCGACAAGCACCACGCGCTGTTCCTGGGTCGCGGCGATCAGTACCCGATCGCGCTTGAAGGCGCGCTGAAGCTTAAAGAGATCTCCTACATTCACGCCGAAGCCTATGCGGCGGGCGAGCTTAAGCACGGCCCGCTGGCGCTCATTGACGCCGATATGCCGGTTATCGTGGTGGCGCCGAACAACGAACTGCTGGAAAAACTGAAGTCCAACATCGAAGAAGTCCGCGCTCGTGGCGGCGTGCTGTATGTCTTCGCCGATCAGGATGCTGGTTTCAGCAGCAGCGACAACATGAACATCATCCCGATGCCGCATGTTGAAGAAGTTATCGCGCCGATCTTCTACACGGTTCCGCTGCAACTGCTGGCCTATCACGTCGCGCTGATTAAAGGCACCGACGTTGACCAGCCGCGTAACCTGGCGAAATCCGTTACGGTGGAATAA
- the pstS gene encoding phosphate ABC transporter substrate-binding protein PstS has product MKVMRTTVATVVAATLSLSAFSAFAAASLTGAGATFPAPVYAKWADTYQKETGNKVNYQGIGSSGGVKQIIANTVDFGASDAPLSDEKLQQEGLFQFPTVIGGVVLAVNLPGFKSGELVLDGKTLGDIYLGKIKKWDDEAIAKLNPGKKLPSQNIAVVRRADGSGTSFVFTSYLAKVNDEWKSKIGSGSTVNWPTGLGGKGNDGIAAFVQRLPGSIGYVEYAYAKQNNLTYTKLVSADGKPVAPTEESFANAAKGADWSKSFAQDLTNQKGDDAWPITSTTFILVHKEQKKPEQGAEVLKFFDWAYKSGAKQANDLDYASLPDSVVEQVRAAWKTNVKDSSGKALY; this is encoded by the coding sequence ATGAAAGTTATGCGTACCACCGTCGCAACTGTTGTCGCCGCGACCTTATCTCTGAGCGCTTTTTCCGCTTTCGCGGCAGCAAGTCTGACTGGCGCGGGCGCAACATTCCCGGCGCCGGTGTATGCCAAATGGGCGGATACCTACCAGAAAGAAACGGGTAACAAGGTAAACTACCAGGGTATCGGCTCCTCCGGTGGCGTTAAACAAATCATTGCTAACACGGTTGATTTTGGTGCTTCTGACGCGCCGCTTTCTGACGAAAAATTACAGCAAGAAGGTCTTTTCCAGTTCCCGACCGTGATCGGCGGCGTGGTGCTGGCGGTTAACCTGCCGGGCTTCAAGTCTGGCGAGCTGGTGCTGGATGGCAAAACCCTCGGCGACATCTACCTTGGCAAAATCAAGAAGTGGGATGACGAGGCGATCGCCAAACTGAACCCGGGCAAAAAACTGCCTTCTCAGAATATCGCCGTGGTGCGCCGCGCTGACGGTTCCGGTACGTCCTTCGTCTTCACCAGCTATCTCGCGAAAGTGAACGACGAGTGGAAATCCAAAATCGGCTCTGGCTCTACCGTTAACTGGCCGACCGGTCTCGGTGGTAAAGGCAACGACGGTATCGCCGCGTTCGTACAGCGTCTGCCGGGTTCTATCGGTTACGTGGAGTACGCGTACGCCAAGCAGAACAACCTGACCTACACCAAACTGGTTTCCGCTGACGGCAAACCGGTCGCGCCGACCGAAGAGAGCTTCGCCAACGCCGCCAAAGGCGCTGACTGGAGCAAATCCTTCGCGCAGGATCTGACCAACCAGAAAGGCGACGACGCGTGGCCCATCACCTCCACCACCTTCATTCTGGTTCACAAAGAGCAGAAGAAACCTGAGCAGGGCGCCGAAGTGCTGAAGTTCTTCGACTGGGCCTACAAGTCAGGCGCGAAACAGGCGAATGACCTGGATTACGCCTCTCTGCCGGACAGCGTGGTTGAGCAGGTTCGCGCCGCATGGAAGACCAACGTTAAAGACAGCAGCGGCAAAGCGCTGTATTGA
- the pstA gene encoding phosphate ABC transporter permease PstA, with product MATMELQNTTELAESRRKMQAKRRMKNRIALTLSMATMAFGLFWLIWILISTVSRGFDGMSLALFTEMTPPPNTAGGGLANALAGSGLLILWATVIGTPLGILAGIYLAEYGRKSFLAEIIRFINDILLSAPSIVVGLFVYTIVVAQMEHFSGWAGVIALALLQVPIVIRTTENMLKLVPDSLREAAYALGTPKWKMISAITLKASVSGILTGVLLAVARIAGETAPLLFTALSNQFWSTDMMQPIANLPVTIFKFAMSPFAEWQQLAWAGVLIITLCVLLLNILARVLFAKRKHG from the coding sequence ATGGCGACGATGGAACTGCAAAACACCACGGAGCTTGCGGAATCCCGCCGCAAAATGCAGGCGAAGCGCCGCATGAAAAACCGCATCGCGCTGACGCTCTCGATGGCGACGATGGCGTTCGGCCTGTTCTGGCTTATCTGGATCTTAATATCCACGGTATCGCGCGGGTTTGACGGCATGTCCCTGGCGCTCTTTACCGAGATGACACCGCCGCCAAATACCGCCGGTGGCGGCCTTGCGAACGCGCTGGCGGGCAGCGGTCTGCTGATCCTGTGGGCGACGGTTATCGGAACGCCGCTGGGTATCCTTGCGGGTATCTATCTTGCGGAATATGGCCGCAAGTCGTTTCTCGCGGAAATTATCCGCTTTATTAACGACATTCTGCTTTCTGCGCCGTCTATCGTCGTCGGGCTGTTCGTCTACACCATCGTGGTGGCGCAGATGGAACACTTCTCCGGCTGGGCGGGCGTGATTGCACTGGCGCTGTTGCAGGTGCCGATTGTTATCCGTACCACTGAGAACATGCTCAAGCTGGTGCCGGACAGCCTGCGTGAAGCGGCCTACGCGCTCGGCACGCCGAAGTGGAAGATGATCTCCGCCATTACGCTTAAAGCTTCTGTGTCGGGCATCCTGACCGGCGTGCTGCTGGCGGTCGCGCGTATCGCGGGCGAAACCGCGCCGCTGCTCTTTACCGCGCTCTCCAACCAGTTCTGGAGCACGGACATGATGCAGCCTATCGCCAACCTGCCGGTGACGATTTTCAAATTCGCCATGAGCCCGTTTGCCGAATGGCAACAGCTGGCCTGGGCAGGCGTGCTGATTATCACCCTTTGCGTACTGCTGCTGAACATCCTGGCGCGCGTGCTGTTCGCCAAACGTAAACACGGTTAA
- the glmU gene encoding bifunctional UDP-N-acetylglucosamine diphosphorylase/glucosamine-1-phosphate N-acetyltransferase GlmU produces MSSHAMSVVILAAGKGTRMYSDLPKVLHTLAGKPMVQHVIDAAKHVGAQHIHLVYGHGGDLLQSTLKDASLNWVLQAEQLGTGHAMQQAAPFFSDDEDVLMLYGDVPLISVDTLQQLCAAKPQGGIGLLTVKLDDPTGYGRITRENGKVSGIVEHKDASDEQRQINEINTGILVANGADLKRWLAKLDNNNAQGEYYITDIIAMAWSEGREIAAVHPQRLSEVEGVNNRLQLARLERVYQAEQAEKLLLAGVMLRDPARFDLRGTLQHGRDVEIDANVIIEGDVVLGNRVKIGAGCVIKNSVIGDDCEISPYSVVEDARLDTACTIGPFARLRPGAELLEGAHVGNFVEMKKARLGKGSKAGHLTYLGDAEIGDNVNIGAGTITCNYDGANKHKTIIGDDVFVGSDTQLVAPVTVAKGATIAAGTTVTRDIAENELVLTRVPQVHKQGWRRPVKKK; encoded by the coding sequence ATGTCTAGCCATGCTATGAGCGTTGTGATCCTTGCCGCTGGTAAAGGCACGCGCATGTACTCCGATCTTCCAAAAGTGCTGCACACCCTGGCCGGGAAGCCAATGGTGCAGCACGTGATTGACGCCGCCAAACATGTCGGCGCGCAGCACATTCATCTGGTTTATGGTCATGGCGGCGATCTGCTGCAAAGCACCCTCAAAGACGCCTCGCTCAACTGGGTATTACAGGCCGAGCAGCTCGGTACCGGCCATGCGATGCAGCAGGCGGCGCCGTTCTTTAGCGACGATGAAGATGTACTGATGCTTTACGGCGACGTACCGCTGATCTCCGTTGACACCCTGCAACAGCTCTGCGCGGCGAAGCCGCAGGGCGGCATTGGGCTGTTAACCGTGAAGCTCGACGACCCGACCGGCTATGGCCGCATTACCCGTGAGAATGGCAAAGTCTCCGGTATCGTTGAGCATAAAGACGCCAGCGATGAGCAGCGCCAGATTAACGAAATCAACACCGGCATTCTGGTCGCCAACGGCGCGGATCTGAAACGCTGGCTGGCGAAGCTCGATAACAACAATGCGCAGGGTGAATACTACATCACCGATATCATCGCGATGGCCTGGAGCGAAGGCCGCGAGATTGCTGCCGTGCATCCGCAGCGTTTAAGCGAAGTGGAAGGCGTGAACAACCGTCTGCAACTGGCGCGTCTTGAGCGTGTTTATCAGGCCGAGCAGGCAGAAAAACTGCTGCTGGCGGGCGTCATGCTGCGTGACCCGGCGCGCTTTGATCTGCGCGGCACGCTGCAACACGGGCGCGATGTCGAAATTGACGCTAACGTCATTATTGAAGGCGACGTAGTGCTGGGTAATCGCGTGAAAATCGGCGCGGGCTGCGTGATTAAAAACAGCGTTATCGGCGACGACTGCGAAATCAGCCCTTACAGCGTGGTGGAAGACGCCCGTCTGGATACCGCCTGCACTATCGGGCCGTTCGCGCGTCTGCGTCCGGGCGCGGAGCTTCTCGAAGGCGCGCATGTCGGCAACTTCGTCGAGATGAAAAAAGCGCGTCTGGGGAAAGGCTCGAAAGCGGGTCACCTGACCTACCTCGGCGACGCGGAAATTGGCGATAACGTTAACATCGGCGCAGGTACCATTACCTGCAACTATGATGGCGCTAATAAGCACAAAACCATTATTGGCGATGATGTGTTTGTCGGCTCCGACACCCAACTGGTGGCACCGGTGACGGTAGCGAAAGGCGCGACCATCGCCGCAGGTACCACCGTGACGCGCGACATCGCTGAAAATGAGCTGGTGCTCACCCGCGTACCGCAGGTACATAAGCAGGGCTGGCGTCGCCCGGTGAAGAAAAAATAA
- a CDS encoding alpha/beta hydrolase-fold protein: MAAVIGCVSLSAFSAPLPAMPDPSIPVSHYITQVNPDKSITFRLFAPDAKRVAVVLGATVDSQVSHEMRKEANGVWSWKSAPMTPDLHEYFFDVDGFRSIDTGNPYVKPQRQPNTSLILVPGSIIDDRAVPHGDLRTLTYHSGALKSERRVYVWTPPGYSRESEPLLVLYFYHGFGDTGLSAITQGRIPQMMDNLLAEGKIKPMLVVIPDTETDIADAVPENFPPAERRKDFYPINARAADKELMNDIIPLIGQRFNVRQDAQGRALAGLSQGGYQALVSGMTHLQSFGWLASLSGVTTATVPNDDVTKQLSRADEVNSQLRNFTLVVGDKDSVTGRDIAGLKTELERDGVKFDYHVYPGLGHEMAVWRPAYAEWVQKIF, encoded by the coding sequence ATGGCAGCCGTGATTGGTTGCGTCAGTTTATCCGCCTTCAGCGCGCCGCTGCCGGCCATGCCCGATCCGTCTATTCCGGTTAGTCATTACATCACGCAGGTCAACCCGGATAAATCCATTACCTTCCGCCTGTTCGCGCCCGATGCGAAGCGCGTGGCGGTCGTGCTCGGCGCGACGGTGGACAGCCAGGTGTCCCATGAGATGCGCAAAGAGGCGAATGGCGTCTGGAGCTGGAAAAGCGCGCCGATGACGCCGGATCTGCACGAGTATTTCTTTGACGTTGACGGGTTTCGCTCCATCGATACCGGCAATCCGTATGTGAAACCGCAGCGCCAGCCGAATACCTCGCTGATTCTGGTGCCGGGCAGCATTATTGATGACCGGGCGGTGCCGCACGGCGATCTGCGCACGCTGACGTACCACTCCGGCGCGCTGAAATCGGAGCGGCGGGTGTACGTCTGGACGCCGCCAGGCTACAGCCGCGAAAGTGAACCGCTGCTGGTGCTCTACTTCTATCACGGCTTTGGCGATACCGGGCTTTCCGCCATCACCCAGGGTCGTATCCCGCAGATGATGGATAACCTGCTGGCGGAGGGCAAAATCAAACCGATGCTGGTGGTTATCCCGGATACCGAAACGGATATCGCCGATGCGGTGCCGGAGAACTTCCCGCCTGCCGAACGTCGTAAAGATTTCTACCCGATTAACGCCCGCGCGGCGGATAAAGAGCTGATGAACGATATTATTCCGCTGATCGGGCAGCGATTTAACGTGCGCCAGGATGCGCAGGGGCGCGCGCTGGCGGGGCTGTCGCAGGGCGGCTACCAGGCGCTGGTGTCCGGCATGACGCATCTGCAAAGCTTTGGCTGGCTGGCGTCCTTGAGCGGCGTGACCACCGCCACGGTGCCGAATGACGACGTGACGAAACAGCTCTCCCGCGCGGACGAAGTAAACAGCCAGCTGCGGAACTTTACGCTGGTGGTGGGTGATAAAGACAGCGTGACGGGCCGGGATATCGCCGGGCTGAAAACCGAGCTTGAGCGCGACGGCGTGAAATTTGATTATCACGTTTACCCGGGGCTGGGTCATGAGATGGCCGTATGGCGTCCGGCGTATGCCGAGTGGGTGCAGAAGATTTTTTAA
- the yieH gene encoding 6-phosphogluconate phosphatase — protein sequence MSRIEAVFFDCDGTLVDSEVICSRAYVHMFARAGITLELEEVFRRFKGVKLYEIIDTINAEYGVQLEKAELEPVYRAEVARLFDAELEEIPGAAALLEKMAVPMCIVSNGPVSKMQQSLGKTGMLHYFTDKLFSGYDIQRWKPDPALMHFAADAMQVNVERCILVDDSAAGAKAGIAAGMQVFYFCADPHNPPLEHPNVTVFTDLAQLPALWRARGWDVTR from the coding sequence ATGTCCCGAATTGAAGCGGTATTTTTCGACTGCGACGGTACGCTGGTGGATAGCGAAGTGATCTGCTCACGCGCCTATGTACATATGTTCGCAAGGGCAGGCATTACGCTTGAACTGGAAGAGGTGTTTAGGCGCTTTAAAGGCGTAAAGCTCTACGAAATCATTGATACGATCAATGCCGAATATGGCGTGCAGCTGGAGAAAGCTGAGCTTGAGCCGGTTTACCGCGCGGAAGTGGCCCGGCTTTTTGACGCGGAGCTGGAAGAGATCCCCGGTGCTGCGGCGCTGCTTGAGAAAATGGCGGTGCCGATGTGCATTGTCTCGAACGGCCCGGTGAGCAAAATGCAGCAGTCGCTCGGCAAAACCGGGATGTTGCACTATTTCACCGACAAGCTATTCAGCGGCTACGATATTCAACGCTGGAAGCCCGATCCGGCGTTGATGCATTTCGCCGCCGATGCTATGCAGGTGAATGTGGAGCGCTGCATTCTGGTGGATGACTCTGCCGCCGGTGCAAAAGCGGGCATCGCCGCCGGGATGCAGGTGTTTTACTTCTGTGCCGATCCGCATAACCCGCCGCTGGAGCACCCGAATGTGACGGTATTTACCGATTTGGCGCAGTTGCCCGCGCTGTGGCGTGCACGCGGCTGGGATGTGACGCGCTGA
- the pstC gene encoding phosphate ABC transporter permease PstC: MAATKPVFNPPGKKGDMIFSALVRLAALIVLLLLGGIIVSLIFSSWPSIQKFGFSFLWTKEWDAPNDIYGGLVPIYGTLVTSFIALLIAVPVSFGIALFLTELAPGWLKRPLGIAIELLAAIPSIVYGMWGLFIFAPLFATYFQEPVGNVLSAIPFIGALFSGPAFGIGILAAGVILAIMIIPYIAAVMRDVFEQTPVMMKESAYGIGCTTWEVIWRIVLPFTKNGVIGGVMLGLGRALGETMAVTFIIGNTYQLDSPSLYMPGNSITSALANEFAEAESGLHVAALMELGLILFVITFIVLAISRLMIMRLAKNEGAR, from the coding sequence ATGGCTGCCACCAAGCCTGTATTTAACCCCCCCGGTAAAAAGGGCGATATGATTTTCAGCGCGCTGGTTCGTCTGGCTGCGCTGATTGTGCTATTGCTGCTGGGCGGCATTATCGTCTCCCTTATCTTCTCCTCCTGGCCAAGCATCCAGAAATTTGGTTTTTCCTTCCTCTGGACCAAAGAGTGGGATGCCCCTAATGATATCTACGGCGGGCTGGTGCCGATTTACGGCACGCTTGTGACCTCGTTTATCGCGTTGCTGATAGCGGTTCCCGTAAGCTTTGGCATCGCGCTGTTCCTGACGGAGCTGGCGCCTGGCTGGCTGAAGCGCCCGCTGGGTATCGCTATTGAACTGCTGGCGGCTATCCCGAGTATTGTGTATGGCATGTGGGGGCTGTTTATCTTCGCCCCGCTGTTCGCGACCTATTTCCAGGAGCCGGTCGGCAACGTTCTTTCTGCGATCCCGTTTATCGGCGCGCTCTTTTCAGGCCCGGCGTTCGGTATCGGCATCCTGGCGGCGGGCGTCATTCTCGCCATCATGATCATTCCGTACATCGCCGCGGTTATGCGTGATGTGTTCGAACAAACCCCGGTGATGATGAAAGAGTCGGCTTACGGTATCGGCTGCACCACCTGGGAAGTTATCTGGCGTATCGTCCTTCCGTTCACCAAAAATGGGGTGATTGGCGGCGTCATGCTCGGTCTTGGCCGCGCGCTCGGCGAAACCATGGCGGTGACCTTTATCATCGGCAACACCTACCAGCTCGACAGCCCGTCGCTCTACATGCCGGGCAACAGCATCACCTCGGCGCTGGCGAATGAGTTCGCCGAAGCGGAATCCGGGCTACATGTGGCGGCGCTGATGGAGCTGGGCCTGATCCTCTTTGTGATCACCTTTATCGTGCTGGCTATCTCCAGGCTGATGATTATGCGTCTGGCGAAAAACGAGGGGGCGCGCTAA
- the phoU gene encoding phosphate signaling complex protein PhoU codes for MDNLNLNKHISGQFNAELEYIRTQVMTMGGLVEQQLSDAITAMHNQDSELAKRVIDGDKKVNMMEVAIDEACVRIIAKRQPTASDLRLVMAIIKTIAELERIGDVADKICRTALEKFSHQHQPLLVSLESLGRHTVQMLHDVLDAFARMDLDEAVRIYREDKKVDQEYEGIVRQLMTYMMEDSRTIPSVLTALFCARSIERIGDRCQNICEYIFYFVKGQDFRHVGGDELDKLLAGKDPKE; via the coding sequence ATGGATAATCTGAATCTGAATAAACATATTTCCGGTCAGTTCAACGCTGAGCTGGAATACATTCGCACCCAGGTGATGACCATGGGCGGGCTGGTGGAGCAGCAGCTCTCCGATGCGATCACCGCCATGCACAACCAGGACAGCGAACTGGCCAAACGCGTTATCGACGGCGATAAAAAGGTCAACATGATGGAAGTGGCGATCGATGAAGCCTGCGTGCGCATTATCGCCAAGCGCCAGCCGACCGCGAGCGATCTGCGTCTGGTAATGGCCATCATTAAAACCATCGCGGAGCTTGAGCGTATCGGCGACGTGGCGGATAAAATCTGCCGTACCGCGCTTGAGAAATTCTCGCACCAGCACCAGCCGCTGCTGGTGAGCCTGGAGTCGCTCGGCCGTCATACCGTCCAGATGCTGCATGACGTGCTGGACGCTTTCGCGCGTATGGATCTCGACGAAGCGGTACGTATCTATCGCGAAGATAAAAAAGTCGACCAGGAATATGAAGGCATCGTGCGTCAGCTGATGACCTATATGATGGAAGATTCCCGCACCATTCCAAGCGTCCTGACCGCGCTGTTCTGCGCCCGATCTATCGAACGTATCGGCGACCGCTGCCAGAATATCTGCGAATACATTTTCTATTTCGTGAAGGGCCAGGATTTCCGCCACGTGGGCGGCGACGAGCTGGATAAACTGCTCGCCGGTAAAGATCCGAAAGAATAA
- the pstB gene encoding phosphate ABC transporter ATP-binding protein PstB, whose protein sequence is MSMVNKAPGKIQVRDLNFYYGKFHALKNISLDIAKNEVTAFIGPSGCGKSTLLRTFNKMFELYPEQRAEGEILLDGENILNHSQDIALLRAKVGMVFQKPTPFPMSIYDNIAFGVRLFEKLSRADMDERVQWALTKAALWNETKDKLHQSGYSLSGGQQQRLCIARGIAIRPEVLLLDEPCSALDPISTGRIEELITELKQDYTVVIVTHNMQQAARCSDHTAFMYLGELIEYSNTDDLFTKPKMKQTEDYITGRYG, encoded by the coding sequence ATGAGTATGGTTAATAAGGCCCCGGGCAAGATTCAGGTTCGCGATTTGAACTTTTACTACGGGAAATTCCATGCCCTGAAAAACATCAGCCTGGATATCGCCAAAAACGAAGTGACCGCGTTTATCGGCCCGTCTGGCTGCGGTAAATCCACGCTGCTGCGTACTTTCAACAAAATGTTTGAGCTTTACCCGGAGCAGCGCGCGGAAGGCGAAATCCTGCTGGATGGCGAAAACATTCTGAACCACTCCCAGGATATCGCGCTGCTGCGCGCGAAAGTGGGCATGGTGTTCCAGAAGCCGACCCCGTTCCCGATGTCGATTTACGACAACATCGCGTTTGGCGTGCGCCTGTTTGAGAAACTCTCCCGCGCCGATATGGACGAGCGCGTGCAGTGGGCGCTGACTAAAGCCGCATTATGGAACGAAACCAAGGATAAACTGCACCAGAGCGGGTACTCTCTCTCCGGTGGTCAGCAGCAGCGTCTGTGTATCGCCCGCGGCATTGCTATCCGCCCGGAAGTGCTGCTGCTGGACGAACCGTGTTCCGCGCTGGACCCGATCTCCACAGGCCGTATCGAAGAGCTTATCACTGAGCTTAAGCAGGATTACACCGTGGTTATCGTGACGCATAACATGCAGCAGGCGGCGCGCTGTTCCGATCACACGGCGTTTATGTACCTTGGCGAGCTGATCGAGTACAGCAACACCGACGATCTCTTCACCAAGCCGAAAATGAAACAGACCGAAGACTACATTACCGGTCGCTACGGTTGA
- a CDS encoding F0F1 ATP synthase subunit epsilon yields MAMTYHLDVVSAEKQMFSGLVEKIQVTGSEGELGIYPGHAPLLTAIKPGMIRIVKQHGHEEYIYLSGGVLEVQPDNVTVLADTAIRGQDLDEARALEAKRKAEDHIRSSHGDVDYAQASAELAKAIAKLRVIELTKKAM; encoded by the coding sequence ATGGCAATGACTTACCACCTGGATGTCGTCAGCGCAGAGAAACAGATGTTCTCTGGTCTGGTCGAGAAAATCCAGGTTACGGGTAGCGAAGGTGAACTGGGTATTTACCCGGGCCACGCGCCGCTGCTCACCGCCATTAAGCCTGGTATGATCCGCATCGTGAAACAGCACGGCCACGAAGAGTATATCTATCTCTCCGGCGGCGTGCTGGAAGTGCAGCCGGACAACGTAACCGTGCTGGCTGACACCGCGATTCGCGGCCAGGATCTCGACGAAGCGCGAGCCCTGGAAGCGAAGCGTAAAGCGGAAGACCATATCCGTAGCTCCCACGGTGACGTGGACTACGCTCAGGCTTCTGCTGAGCTGGCCAAGGCGATCGCCAAACTGCGCGTTATCGAGTTGACCAAAAAAGCGATGTAA